The following are encoded in a window of Psilocybe cubensis strain MGC-MH-2018 chromosome 4, whole genome shotgun sequence genomic DNA:
- a CDS encoding Cytochrome c oxidase subunit 7, mitochondrial, giving the protein MSLLSPLYDMPNQSLEKQKYYQNSRKPLILRGPRAPLYVGAYTALFAVGMASTLYACAGLVLGNKAE; this is encoded by the exons ATGTCGCTCCTCAGCCCCCTTTATGACA TGCCCAACCAGTCTCTTGAGAAACAGAAGTACTACCAG AACTCCAGGAAGCCTTTAATCTTGCGCGGTCCACGGGCACCCCTCTACGTTG GTGCTTACACCGCTCTCTTCGCCGTCGGGATGGCCTCAACCCTTTACGCGTGTGCTGGATTGGTGCTG GGAAATAAGGCAGAGTAG
- a CDS encoding Protein CSN12-like protein (Protein CSN12 homolog): MDFSTFLVQLNDAIVYENGPNLAFLLRPTSPHGKDLVKEFRNPTRASFSRYEGSMQSPWDEIAIQYVLVCTHVAKKRSLEAFKEEAQLVSLFFRFFTETPGWTLPALCSILRDLRDLAIDADHYAKYNNQKSECMEESARVIAKAFSYCVMDRQSPLEQSRKWGVYYLVGLVMKCYFRIKRISLSKNILRALEANNDIPALSLYPRAHQVTYRYYIGMLSFLNEEFAKSEEQLTLAFYNCHVDSHSNQERILAHLIPLRILKGHLPSTELMKRFPVLDELFSPFITAIKKGDIKSYDQALEAWETRLLELNLWLSLEKARELCLRSLFRRMWVAVDKGTRLPISLFHSALTVSGLDVTDDEAECLVANLIFRGFIRGYISHERKMVVLASTNAFPPVADRPSPLSSI, from the exons ATGGATTTCTCTACGTTTCTCGTGCAACTGAACGACGCGATCGTATACGAGAACGGTCCAAATCTAGCATTTCTGCTCCGTCCTACGAGCCCCCACGGGAAGGACCTAGTGAAAGAGTTTCGGAATCCAACA CGCGCATCGTTTAGCCGGTATGAAGGATCGATGCAGAGTCCCTGGGACGAGATTGCCATCCAATATGTTCTAGTGTGCACCCATGTGGCGAAGAAACGGTCCCTGGAAGCATTCAAGGAAGAGGCCCAACTTGTATC ACTGTTTTTCAGATTCTTTACAGAAACCCCTGGTTGGACATTACCTGCCCTCTGCTCCATATTGCGTGACCTCCGCGATCTGGCCATCGAT GCCGACCATTATGCCAAATACAACAACCAGAAGAGTGAATGCATGGAAGAGTCAGCAAGGGTCATTGCAAAAGCTTTCAGTTATTGCGTGATGGACAG ACAATCACCACTGGAGCAGTCACGGAAGTGGGGTGTATACTATCTAGTCGGTTTGGTGATGAAATGCTACTTTCGG ATCAAACGAATATCCCTCTCAAAAAATATCTTACGAGCTTTAGAAGCCAACAACGACATTCCCGCGTTATCCCTCTACCCGAGAGCTCATCAA GTCACTTATAGGTATTATATTGGCATGCTAAGTTTTCTGAATGAAGAGTTTGCCAAG TCTGAAGAGCAACTAACCCTTGCTTTCTATAATTGTCATGTTGATTCACATTCCAACCAGGA GCGCATTCTAGCTCATTTGATACCTCTTCGTATCTTGAAAGGTCATCTTCCGTCAACTGAACTAATGAAGCGATTCCCTGTTCTCGACGAGCTATTCTCTCCTTTCATTACAGCCATTAAAAAGGGCGACATCAAATCCTATGACCAAGCACTCGAGGCTTGGGAGACGCGTCTATTGGAACTCAATCTTTGGCTCTCTCTGGAGAAGGCACGCGAGCTCTGTCTGCGGAGTTTGTTCCGAAGAAT GTGGGTTGCTGTGGACAAGGGAACACGATTGCCCATATCACTATTCCATTCCGCTTTAACTGTTTCCGGTCTCGACGTGACGGATGATGAAGCGGAATGTCTGGTCGCCAATTTGATCTTCAGAGGCTTCATACGCGGGTACATCAGCCACGAGAGGAAGATGGTCGTCCTTGCGTCGACAAATGCCTTCCCGCCCGTGGCAGACCGGCCCTCGCCTCTTTCGTCCATCTGA
- a CDS encoding Protein AF-9-like protein (Protein AF-9 homolog): MANERVRVRGTSIFRPIIYGNTATVLTSQEKLLAPSQEHTHRWTVAVRSAASPPNSDQVGGADDLSYFIKRVTFKLHDTYPNPSRNVDKAPFELTETGWGEFEIQIRITFVPESGEKAITFYHHLKLHPWTATGEPEIPPLEQAIKAGPVHSWQYDEVVFNDPYQNFLNILLQHPPTPLPKTKRKPVPFHLANPGSLEASKGGVPEFNAQMEKEESERLEEARKAVIAEQDRWREKLIEKERELERLQRELDVMGS; encoded by the exons ATGGCCAATGAGCGCGTTCGTGTCAGA GGAACCAGCATATTTCGTCCAATCATCTATGGCAACACGGCAACAGTTTTAACCAGCCAAGAAAAGCTGCTTGCGCCGTCTCAAGAACACACACATCGATGGACAGTCGCCGTCCGCAGTGCTGCTTCGCCCCCAAATTCTGATCAAGTTGGAGGCGCAGATGATTTAAGCTATTTTATCAAGCGTGTTACGTTCAAACTACACGATACTTATCCAAATCCATCGCGCA ATGTCGACAAGGCCCCATTCGAATTAACAGAAACAGG ATGGGGTGAATTTGAGATCCAAATACGAATTACCTTTGTCCCAGAATCAGGCGAGAAAGCCATAACTTTTTACCATCACCTCAAACTTCATCCTTGGACGGCAACCGGGGAACCAGAAATTCCACCCTTGGAACAGGCAATCAAAGCTGGCCCCGTGCATTCATGGCAATACGACGAGGTGGTATTCAATGATCCATATCAAAACTTCCTCAacattcttcttcaacatcccCCGACGCCTCTCCCAAAGACAAAGCGCAAGCCAGTTCCATTTCACCTCGCAAACCCAGGATCATTGGAAGCATCCAAAGGTGGTGTTCCAGAGTTCAATGCTCAGATGGAGAAAGAAGAGTCTGAGAGGCTCGAAGAAGCTCGAAAAGCTGTTATTGCTGAGCAAGATCGATGGCGAGAAAAATTAATTGAAAAGGAGAGGGAATTGGAAAGATTGCAAAGAGAACTCGATGTTATGGGGTCATAg